The following proteins come from a genomic window of Malus domestica chromosome 02, GDT2T_hap1:
- the LOC103418379 gene encoding receptor-like protein 44 produces MGSAPARTASASASAVLLITLLSVAVFRPTTSDPSDEACLTHLSESLQDPTKSLQNWTKSTFANPCSGLNSYLQGATCNNGRIYKLSLTNLSLRGSISPFIANCTNLQALDLSSNFLAGPIPSDLQYLVNLAVLNLSSNQLSGPIPPQLTLCAYLNVIDLHDNSLTGPIPQQLGLLVRLSAFDVSNNKLAGPIPVSLGNRSGNLPRFNATSFQGNKELYGYPLPPLKSKGLSVLSIVGIGLGSGFASLVLSFTGVCIWLKITERKMALEEGKISHLMPDY; encoded by the coding sequence ATGGGTTCTGCTCCTGCTAGaactgcttctgcttctgcttctgctgtgctATTGATAACGCTGTTAAGCGTCGCCGTTTTCCGACCCACCACATCAGATCCGAGCGACGAGGCGTGCCTAACCCACCTGAGCGAATCCCTCCAAGACCCAACAAAATCCCTCCAGAACTGGACCAAATCCACCTTCGCCAACCCCTGCAGCGGCTTGAACTCCTACCTCCAGGGCGCCACCTGCAACAATGGTCGCATCTACAAGCTCTCCCTCACCAACCTCTCCCTCCGTGGCTCCATCTCCCCCTTCATCGCCAACTGCACCAACCTCCAGGCCCTTGACCTCTCCTCCAACTTCCTCGCCGGTCCCATCCCCTCCGACCTTCAGTACCTCGTCAACCTCGCCGTTCTCAACCTCTCCTCCAACCAATTATCCGGTCCCATTCCGCCGCAGCTCACATTGTGCGCCTACCTCAACGTCATCGACCTCCACGACAACTCCCTCACCGGCCCCATTCCTCAGCAATTGGGCCTCCTCGTCCGCCTCTCTGCCTTCGACGTCTCCAACAACAAGCTTGCTGGCCCGATTCCGGTCTCGCTGGGAAATCGGAGCGGGAACTTGCCGAGATTCAATGCGACGTCGTTCCAGGGGAACAAGGAGCTTTATGGGTACCCTTTGCCGCCGCTGAAAAGCAAAGGGCTTTCGGTTCTGTCGATCGTCGGGATCGGATTAGGAAGTGGGTTCGCGAGCTTGGTGCTCAGCTTTACCGGCGTCTGCATTTGGTTGAAAATTACAGAGCGGAAGATGGCGCTGGAAGAAGGGAAGATCAGCCACCTCATGCCTGATTActga